Genomic window (Sediminispirochaeta smaragdinae DSM 11293):
GAAAAACCTTCATACCTGACACAGCACTCCATCACCTATGGGTATAACTGGGCAGGTGATGTTGAAGGGACCCTATATCTGGAAGGGAAAAAGGTGAACGTCAAGGGATTGGGCATTCGGGAACGCTACGTGGCCGTTGATTCTTCTGCCGCAGAACTTGGCGGATGGGAAGACTGGGGCTGGTTTGCCTTTAATGAGATTCATTCCTCGTTATACGATATGCGCCTCGGTATGAAAGATTTTTCCATTTACGATTTACAGGAACAGAAACACTATCCTGAAGGGGATATGACCATAGAACATGAAGATTGGGCTTTTATGCGCGAACTCGATGGATTCATTCCCTCCGTTTATAAAATAAAAATAGAAGTTGAAGACGGGATCTACGAAGTGAAAGCGCATGTGTGCAACGCTACACCATGGGGAGTTACCTATAAGGTTCCCGACAATCCGGTGGCAACATTGACATTCGATATGGTCGAAGGCCGTTTTACCTACAGCAATGGAACGGAAAAAGAATTGACTGGAGGACGGGGCACCATTTCGATTCGCCAGTGGCATGCCTATCCCAATATTCTTCCGAGGGAACTTTATAGCGATGAGACTCAAGAGGGAGAAAAATTCGAGACCCTTTAACACAACGAAACGGTGAAAATCTTATAAGCAGCGACTGGGAGTTGTAGTGCAGTCCTTGCTACTACGCAACAGTAGACTTTTGGAATGAGGCGACTCCCAGTCCTTTTACTTGTTTTCCATGAAGAAGCAAAGAACCATTTACAGGAGAAAAATATGCAATTTCAGAACAAGGTTATAGTAGTAACAGGCGCCGGTGGAGGAGTAGGAGAACAGCTGGTTCTTCAACTCCTTGAAAAAGGAGCATCGGTAGCGGCAGTGGATATCAATCTCGAAGCTCTTGAAAAAACCAAAAACAAGACACATGAACCGGAAAGAGTTTCAATCCATCAAACAGATATTACAGATAAAAAGGGAGTTAGCACATTAGCAAAAGAAGTGAAGCATATTCACGGACATATTGATGGACTGATTAACAACGCAGGGATAATTCAGGATTTCATCACGATTTTTGATCTGAACGATAGTACGGTAGACCGACTGATGAATATCAATTTCTACGGTATGCTGAACATGACCAGAGCCTTTATTCCCTATCTGGCAGAACAACCGGAGGCATTTATCGGTAATGTTTCCAGCATGGGCGGATTTCTTCCGGTTCCCGGACAAGCCATGTACGGGGCATCAAAGGCCGCAGTAAAGATTGCCACCGAAGGTTTGAGATTGGAACTAAGTAAGACAAATATCCAGGTATCCCTCATCATACCTGGTGGAATAGAAACCGATATAAAGAAGAATTCTGGTCTTAAGAATTCGGAGATTAAGGAAGAAGACAAGAAGACAGCGGGAATAAAACTTACATCACCGTATAAGGCTTCCGAAATAATCATTAAGGGAATTGGTAAAAGTAAAGCAAAGATACTGGTCGGGTCTGATTGCAAAGTAATGGATTTTCTTTACCGATTTATGCCGATCCGGGCGGGAAAAATAATAAGCAAAGTCATGTCAAAAAATCATGGCGGCATATTCAGTGATACTGATAAACTGGTAAAAAGGTAACCGGTAAAACTACAGGACGCGAAGACTCTGCAAAGAGAATGTGGAACTGCGAAATTCGAAATGCCCCTTAGAAGGTCGAGGAGAAGCGCTAAGCTAAGATACTTCTACAGCCTGCTGAAAATGATAAGCAATAATTCGATGATATCGTTGATGCAGAATAAGTATTCTCTGCGTAAAGAATCCATTCAGTGGTGGCCGTATGTATTATACTGCCACTCCCTTTTTGGCTATTATATGTTCTAAGGGATTTTCGTTCATTTCAGGAACTACAGTACAGATATCAACATCGCTGTCAGTCTCATTGTCACCCCTGGCTTGTGAACCCAAAAGGGAAAAGATTAAAATTTCCTCTCGCAAAACTCCGCGCTTCGGCAGATCAGCCTCTTAGGCCTCCGCAGCTCCTCTACCTTTACCGAACTGCGAAGCCCGCCGAAATCAGATCAGCCACGACACGTTACTCTACACATTCAGCAATCTCTCTATTCGTTTTTTTTATCACACCTATCCATTCTCTATCCGGCTCGAAAACTACGTAAGTGCCGGGATCACAGTATGTGGTTTTCAGGTAGTTTTCGTGTAGTTTCCAGGTAGTTTTCGGATTTAGTTTGGGTTCCATTTTCTTTTTCATAGCGGTATTTTTTAACCAGTATCGATTTAGATAATTTTTTATGGATATAGATATATGCACCTTCCTAACACGGAATCTAATTCATGCGATTCAAATGTACTGTATAATTTCTTTTTACATAATCCTTTAGCATGTCTGATGCTCTCTTCTACCGGAAAAATTCTTGCCATCAATATCAAAGCATCCGAAGATCTGGGGTACGACCTTAATGAAATAATCGGCAAACCTTTGGAGATACTAATCAATGATGCAGAACATGTACTAAAACAGGATGATAGCAATGAATTAACAAAAGAGATTAATATCAGAGCTAACAATAACACCCTTTATCCGGTGGAATATACCACGTTTCAAAGTGGAAAAAGCAAGATACTGATCTTTAGGAGAAGGACCAATCGTGTCAATCGCCTTTATGATCAACAAAAGGTTCAGTTTTCCGCCCAGCTCGGTTCCTGGGACTATGATAGAAAAACCCGGAGCTTTGATTGGTCTGAGGAAACATATCGCATCTTCGGAAAAGACCCATCACGGTTTATTCCAAATCGTGAGAACGTCATCGAGTGCGTGCATCCTGATGATAGACGTTTTGTAAACAGGGTCTTAGATGAGACCGCTCGCCTTCCAGAACTCAAATACAGGATTATCCACGGGATCACCGGCCAGGAACGTTGGGTATACCAGAAGCATTGGCATATCGATAATACAAAGAACGCCGGCGACACGACATTGACAGGGGTTATCCAAGATATTACCGCCAGCGAAACGCTGCTAAAAGAATATGCAAAATTCTACCATGCCGTTAAATTCGCAAGGAATCCCCTTATTATTACAGACAAAAAGGGACGAATAACCTTTCTGAATCAACAATGTGAAAAGATCTACGGATATGATTTAACAGAGCTACAAGAAAAATCGATATGGATTCTGAATGGTGAAAAAGAAGTTTACCTTGATAACGGATATTCGGAAACACAATATGAAAAGCTTTTTGCAGAAATGAAAAGAGATCTATTCATCCCTCAAATAGGCTGCTGGGAAGGGGAATTAATAAACAAAACAAGAGATGGAGAAATACGATGGGTTCGTTCACTTATTCATACACTACGCGATAAAAAAGGGAAAATAGAAGCCTTTGTTTTCACCAGCTTTGATATCACCGAAGAACGCAAACAAGAAGAACATGTAAGAATCGAGATTTATGATGCGATAGCAAGTGTAGCAGAACACCGCGACAACGAAACCGGAAAACACATGAAGCGTATCGGAGAATTCTCATATCTGATCGCAAAAAAGTTGGGGAAATCAAGACGCTTTTCTGATGATATGAGAATTTTTGCGCCAATGCATGATATTGGAAAAGTTGGAATAGCTGATGAAATTCTAATGGCACCCCGTCTATTGACAAAGGAAGAATTCGAAATCATGAAGACACACACCACCATAGGCTACGATATTTTAAAAGGGCGCTCCAAGCTGGAGATGGCTGCCGAGATTGCGGAAAATCATCATGAAAAATATGACGGCACAGGATATCCAAAAGGTATTTCGGGGAAAGGAATTCCTCTTTCCGCCAGAATATGCAGCATAGTCGATGTATATGACGCCCTCCGCAGCAAAAGGCCTTATAAAGAAGCATTTTCCGAAGAGAAGACGTTTGAAATAATTGCAAAGGGTTCTGGAACACATTTTGATCCTCTCCTGGTAAAGCTGCTATTTGCCAGCCGAAGCAGCCTCAATACCGTTTTCAACGAACTGAAAGATTAAATATTCATAAGGAAAAGAAAAATGAAGAAGAAAAAAACCAGCATAATAGTACCATTCTTAGCCTTAACATTGGCAATCCTTGTTGCTCTCCTCATGGGAATGATTCAATGGATTCATGTCTCTTTTCGAAATGAGATCATCCGGAGCAAATTGACGCTTGGGTCGACAGTCACAACAGATATTGCTCGATCGATTGAGACAGTTTTCAAGAATCAGATAGTGATTGCGAAGATGCTCTCTTCGCAGCCGAGCATCGTTGATCTTTGCCAAAACCCAGATAATCAGAATCTCTATGAAAGGGTTCTAAAGAATTTTAAGAATACGTACGATACGTCTGACGGATATGAAAATGTCTTTATTGTCAGATACGGAAGCGATTCCATTACGCTCCATTTGGATAAAGAATATTCCATTCCCAATGGGGGGATTCTCATAAGCTCCGCGGGGAATAAGGATCTCGGAGCAGGTGCCGATAAGGATTGGTCGACTGAAATAAAAAAAGGAAGCGATTTCTACATCGGCAAGCCCTATCGCAGCTTGGTAAGCGGCGCCCCTGTCTTCGTTCTTACCGTACCTGTCAAGGCAGAGGGAGAGGTGATAGGTGCGGTGGGGCTTGCAACCAGGCTTTCATTCATCACCGATCAATTTATCAAACAAGAAGGTTTCGCAAAAGACGAATATATCTTTATGTTTGACGACAGAGGTTACCTTTTATCACACCCGGAAGATACCTTGGTCCTGAGCGAAAAGGGACGAGAATCCATAGCGCCGATATCAGAAAAAGCCCACAATAAAATCCTTCAATTTAAAGAATTGAATGGCGATTCCCTAAATTACTATTTCGGAAGTCAGGTGAATCTCAACACAAGCAATCATACAGTATGGTATCTATTTTACCGGGAACCTGAGCACATTATGATGGCTTCGATAAAAAAAATTACGACCTCCTCTTTCCTCATACTATTTGCATCCATACTTATAATTTCTGGCGCCATAGTCACCACAACCAGACATATAATCCTCAATCCCCTAACCACAATAAAAAAAGAGCTGGAGGGAATTTCGAAAGGCGGCGGAGATCTTACCGCAAAAATACGAATCGACAAGAATAATGAGATAGGTGAAATCGCATCTGCCTTTAATGCTTTCACCGATACCCTTCTCGAAATGATAAACAAAATAAAACATTCGGTGGCGGTACACAGTACAATGCGCGATCGCCTTGCAGCCTCGACCGAAGAAACATCGGCATCTGTCAACCAGATCATGAGCAATATCAATTCCATAAAAACGATGATGGACAAACTACTCCACCAATCAAATGAGGCAAGCAACTCCACCAAGGCAATCAACGATACGATTGCCGGCTTAACAGGCTTAGCCGGGACACAATCATCTGCGGTGCAGCAATCCACTGCCGCGGTTGAGGAAATGATAAGCGCCCTGAAAAATACAGCCAAGATAACAACACGACAGAAAACGATGGCAGACAATCTCATGAAAGGTGCGGAAGAAAGTAGCGAAGTGCTTGAAGAGGCTTACAATTCGATCGTAAAGGTAAACACCAATATCGATTCGATCATGGAAATGACCAGTGTCATTGACGACATATCGAGTCAGACAAACCTTCTGGCAATGAATGCCGCCATAGAAGCTGCACATGCCGGTGAGTCGGGAAAGG
Coding sequences:
- a CDS encoding SDR family NAD(P)-dependent oxidoreductase; the encoded protein is MQFQNKVIVVTGAGGGVGEQLVLQLLEKGASVAAVDINLEALEKTKNKTHEPERVSIHQTDITDKKGVSTLAKEVKHIHGHIDGLINNAGIIQDFITIFDLNDSTVDRLMNINFYGMLNMTRAFIPYLAEQPEAFIGNVSSMGGFLPVPGQAMYGASKAAVKIATEGLRLELSKTNIQVSLIIPGGIETDIKKNSGLKNSEIKEEDKKTAGIKLTSPYKASEIIIKGIGKSKAKILVGSDCKVMDFLYRFMPIRAGKIISKVMSKNHGGIFSDTDKLVKR
- a CDS encoding nucleotidyltransferase domain-containing protein, which encodes MREEILIFSLLGSQARGDNETDSDVDICTVVPEMNENPLEHIIAKKGVAV
- a CDS encoding HD domain-containing phosphohydrolase; its protein translation is MHLPNTESNSCDSNVLYNFFLHNPLACLMLSSTGKILAINIKASEDLGYDLNEIIGKPLEILINDAEHVLKQDDSNELTKEINIRANNNTLYPVEYTTFQSGKSKILIFRRRTNRVNRLYDQQKVQFSAQLGSWDYDRKTRSFDWSEETYRIFGKDPSRFIPNRENVIECVHPDDRRFVNRVLDETARLPELKYRIIHGITGQERWVYQKHWHIDNTKNAGDTTLTGVIQDITASETLLKEYAKFYHAVKFARNPLIITDKKGRITFLNQQCEKIYGYDLTELQEKSIWILNGEKEVYLDNGYSETQYEKLFAEMKRDLFIPQIGCWEGELINKTRDGEIRWVRSLIHTLRDKKGKIEAFVFTSFDITEERKQEEHVRIEIYDAIASVAEHRDNETGKHMKRIGEFSYLIAKKLGKSRRFSDDMRIFAPMHDIGKVGIADEILMAPRLLTKEEFEIMKTHTTIGYDILKGRSKLEMAAEIAENHHEKYDGTGYPKGISGKGIPLSARICSIVDVYDALRSKRPYKEAFSEEKTFEIIAKGSGTHFDPLLVKLLFASRSSLNTVFNELKD
- a CDS encoding methyl-accepting chemotaxis protein, with amino-acid sequence MKKKKTSIIVPFLALTLAILVALLMGMIQWIHVSFRNEIIRSKLTLGSTVTTDIARSIETVFKNQIVIAKMLSSQPSIVDLCQNPDNQNLYERVLKNFKNTYDTSDGYENVFIVRYGSDSITLHLDKEYSIPNGGILISSAGNKDLGAGADKDWSTEIKKGSDFYIGKPYRSLVSGAPVFVLTVPVKAEGEVIGAVGLATRLSFITDQFIKQEGFAKDEYIFMFDDRGYLLSHPEDTLVLSEKGRESIAPISEKAHNKILQFKELNGDSLNYYFGSQVNLNTSNHTVWYLFYREPEHIMMASIKKITTSSFLILFASILIISGAIVTTTRHIILNPLTTIKKELEGISKGGGDLTAKIRIDKNNEIGEIASAFNAFTDTLLEMINKIKHSVAVHSTMRDRLAASTEETSASVNQIMSNINSIKTMMDKLLHQSNEASNSTKAINDTIAGLTGLAGTQSSAVQQSTAAVEEMISALKNTAKITTRQKTMADNLMKGAEESSEVLEEAYNSIVKVNTNIDSIMEMTSVIDDISSQTNLLAMNAAIEAAHAGESGKGFAVVADEIRKLAEHSSTSSSRITLEVKTIIEQIQLSAHNFDSLKQSIDEIVKEIKSTADAFSEINTSTVEMSSGSDQILQAMASLSDTSVELTEAAENMQNQTTTVSEDIKSVLQLTQSSNLAVEEISVGSREILTAMNNITDDVQNLGETTQELSERVSNFKTEGDVV